Proteins from a single region of Streptomyces glaucescens:
- a CDS encoding RNA polymerase sigma factor has protein sequence MQTQTLVPTDSRTPAEPDAAPDVLAALPPQSRAAHHPETRTETQTETEPESEPPDAGAGTEPEFVEPGPVEPPPGRAVDTSGPSSDLFRQYLREIGRVPLLTAAEEVELARRVEAGLFAEEKLLNTPDLDSQLALDLDRLVVMGRMAKRRLIEANLRLVVSVAKRYVGRGLTMLDLVQEGNLGLIRAVEKFDYARGFKFSTYATWWIRQAMSRALADQARTIRVPVHVVELINRVVRVQRRMLQERGHEPTPEEVAAHLDLPPERVSEVLRLAQEPVSLHAPVGEEDDVALGDLIEDGDAASPVESAAFLLLKEHLEAVLSTLGERERKVVQLRYGLADGRPRTLEEIGRIFGVTRERIRQIESKTLNKLRDHAFAEQLRGYLD, from the coding sequence GTGCAGACCCAGACCCTCGTCCCTACCGACAGCCGCACCCCGGCGGAGCCGGACGCGGCACCGGACGTGCTGGCGGCCCTGCCGCCGCAGAGCCGTGCGGCGCACCACCCGGAGACACGGACGGAGACGCAGACGGAGACCGAACCGGAATCCGAGCCGCCCGACGCCGGGGCCGGCACCGAACCGGAGTTCGTCGAGCCCGGGCCCGTCGAGCCGCCGCCCGGCCGGGCCGTCGACACCAGCGGTCCCTCCTCCGACCTGTTCCGGCAGTACCTGCGCGAGATCGGCCGGGTGCCGCTGCTCACCGCCGCCGAGGAGGTGGAACTCGCCCGCCGGGTCGAGGCCGGCCTGTTCGCCGAGGAGAAGCTGCTCAACACCCCCGACCTGGACAGCCAGTTGGCGCTCGACCTGGACCGGCTCGTGGTCATGGGCCGGATGGCCAAGCGCCGGCTGATCGAGGCGAACCTGCGGCTGGTGGTGTCGGTCGCCAAGCGGTACGTCGGCCGCGGACTGACCATGCTCGACCTCGTGCAGGAGGGCAACCTGGGCCTCATCCGGGCCGTCGAGAAGTTCGACTACGCCCGCGGCTTCAAGTTCTCCACCTACGCCACCTGGTGGATCCGCCAGGCCATGTCCCGCGCCCTCGCCGACCAGGCCCGCACCATCCGGGTCCCGGTGCACGTCGTCGAGCTGATCAACCGGGTGGTGCGGGTGCAGCGCCGGATGCTCCAGGAGCGCGGCCACGAACCCACCCCCGAAGAGGTCGCCGCCCATCTCGACCTGCCGCCCGAGCGGGTGAGCGAGGTGCTGCGGCTCGCCCAGGAGCCCGTCTCCCTGCACGCCCCCGTCGGTGAGGAGGACGATGTCGCGCTGGGCGACCTGATAGAGGACGGCGACGCCGCCTCGCCCGTGGAGTCCGCCGCGTTCCTGCTGCTCAAGGAGCACCTGGAGGCGGTCCTGTCCACTCTCGGCGAGCGCGAGCGCAAGGTGGTCCAGCTCCGCTACGGGCTGGCCGACGGCCGCCCCCGCACCCTGGAGGAGATCGGGCGCATCTTCGGCGTGACCCGCGAGCGGATCCGCCAGATCGAGTCCAAGACCCTCAACAAACTCCGCGACCACGCCTTCGCCGAGCAGCTGCGGGGCTACCTGGACTGA
- a CDS encoding ABC transporter ATP-binding protein: MLIRLLRTYLRPYRKPIALLVLLQFLQTCATLYLPTLNADIIDNGVVLGDTGYILSYGALMIGISLAQVICNIGAVYYGARTAAALGRDVRAAVFDRVQSFSAREVGHFGAPSLITRTTNDVQQVQMLALMTFTLMVSAPIMCVGGIVLAVGLDVPLSGVLVAVVPVLGIAVTLIVRRLRPLFRTMQERLDTVNRVLREQITGNRVIRAFVRDEYEQQRFRKANAELTDMSLATGNLLALMFPIVMTVVNLSSIAVVWFGAHRIDSGGMQIGDLTAFLAYLMQIVMSVMMATFMFMMVPRAEVCAERIQEVLDTSSSVVPPAAPVTKLRRHGHLEIRGAGFRYPGAEEPVLKAIDLTARPGETTAVIGSTGSGKSTLLGLVPRLFDATDGTVLVDGEDVRTIDPKVLARTVGLVPQKPYLFAGTVATNLRYGNPDATDEELWHALEVAQARDFVERLENGLDSPIAQGGTNVSGGQRQRLAIARTLVQRPEIYLFDDSFSALDYATDAALRAALARETADATVVIVAQRVATIRDADRIVVLDEGRVVGTGRHHELMADNETYREIVLSQLTEAEAA, from the coding sequence GTGCTCATACGACTCCTGCGGACCTACCTCAGGCCGTATCGAAAACCCATCGCCCTGCTGGTGCTGCTCCAGTTCCTGCAGACCTGCGCGACCCTCTATCTGCCGACGCTGAACGCGGACATCATCGACAACGGCGTCGTGCTCGGGGACACCGGCTACATCCTGTCCTACGGCGCCCTGATGATCGGCATCTCGCTGGCGCAGGTGATCTGCAACATCGGTGCCGTGTACTACGGCGCGCGCACGGCCGCGGCCCTCGGCCGGGACGTGCGGGCCGCCGTCTTCGACCGGGTGCAGTCCTTCTCCGCCCGGGAGGTCGGCCACTTCGGCGCGCCCTCCCTCATCACACGGACCACCAACGACGTCCAGCAGGTGCAGATGCTGGCCCTGATGACGTTCACCCTGATGGTGTCCGCGCCGATCATGTGCGTGGGCGGCATCGTGCTGGCCGTGGGGCTCGACGTGCCGCTGTCGGGGGTGCTGGTCGCCGTCGTGCCGGTGCTCGGCATCGCGGTGACCCTCATCGTGCGCCGGCTGCGGCCGCTGTTCAGGACCATGCAGGAGCGGCTGGACACGGTCAACCGGGTGCTGCGCGAGCAGATCACCGGCAACCGGGTGATCCGCGCCTTCGTCCGCGACGAGTACGAGCAGCAGCGGTTCCGGAAGGCGAACGCCGAGCTGACCGACATGTCGCTGGCCACCGGCAACCTCCTGGCGCTGATGTTCCCCATCGTCATGACGGTGGTGAACCTGTCGTCCATCGCGGTGGTGTGGTTCGGCGCGCACCGGATCGACAGCGGCGGGATGCAGATCGGCGACCTGACCGCGTTCCTCGCCTACCTCATGCAGATCGTGATGTCCGTGATGATGGCCACCTTCATGTTCATGATGGTGCCGCGCGCGGAGGTCTGCGCCGAGCGGATCCAGGAGGTGCTCGACACCTCCTCCAGCGTCGTCCCGCCGGCGGCGCCGGTGACGAAGCTGCGACGGCACGGGCACCTGGAGATCCGCGGGGCGGGCTTCCGCTACCCCGGTGCCGAGGAGCCGGTGCTCAAGGCCATCGACCTGACCGCCCGGCCGGGCGAGACCACGGCGGTGATCGGCTCGACAGGCAGCGGCAAGTCCACCCTGCTGGGCCTCGTGCCCCGGCTGTTCGACGCGACCGACGGAACGGTCCTGGTGGACGGCGAGGACGTGCGCACCATCGATCCGAAGGTGCTGGCGAGGACCGTCGGCCTGGTCCCGCAGAAGCCGTACCTGTTCGCGGGCACGGTCGCCACCAACCTGCGCTACGGCAACCCGGACGCCACCGACGAGGAGTTGTGGCACGCGCTGGAGGTGGCGCAGGCCAGGGACTTCGTGGAGCGGCTGGAGAACGGCCTCGACTCCCCCATCGCGCAGGGCGGCACCAACGTCTCCGGCGGCCAGCGCCAGCGGCTCGCCATCGCGCGCACCCTGGTCCAGCGCCCGGAGATCTACCTCTTCGACGACTCCTTCTCCGCCCTCGACTACGCCACCGACGCGGCCCTGCGCGCCGCGCTCGCCCGGGAGACCGCCGACGCGACCGTGGTGATCGTCGCCCAGCGGGTGGCCACCATCCGTGACGCCGACCGGATCGTCGTCCTCGACGAGGGACGGGTGGTCGGCACCGGACGGCACCACGAGCTGATGGCGGACAACGAGACCTACCGGGAGATCGTGCTCTCCCAGCTGACGGAAGCGGAGGCAGCCTGA
- a CDS encoding ABC transporter ATP-binding protein has translation MAGPMGRMMAGTGPDHRSLDFKGSGRRLAARFRPERFTLGVLLLCVVISVGLSVAGPKILGEATDLVFAGIVGRGMEPGATKEEVLQAMRERGDGDIADMLRSTDFTPGEGIDFAAVGNVLLFALAVFAVAGLLMAVATRLVNRVVNRTMYRMREDVQTKLSRLPLSYFDRRQRGEVLSRATNDIDNIGQTLQQSMGQLINSLLTIIGVLAMMFWVSWILALVALVTVPLSLYVATYVGKRSQPHFVQQWRSTGTLNAHIEEMYTGHTLVKVFGRQDESAQQFAEQNRALYEAGFKAQFNSGVMQPLMMFVSNLNYVLVAVVGGLRVASGSLSIGDVQAFIQYSRQFSMPLTQIASMANLVQSGVASAERIFELLDAEEQSADPVPAVRPQELRGRVALEGVSFRYDPEKPLIEDLTLAVEPGQTVAIVGPTGAGKTTLVNLLMRFYEVSGGRITLDGVDIATMSRDELRAGIGMVLQDTWLFGGTIAENIAYGAARKVTRGEIEEAARAAHADRFIRTLPDGYDTVIDDEGSGVSAGEKQLITIARAFLSDPVILVLDEATSSVDTRTEVLIQKAMAKLAHGRTSFVIAHRLSTIRDADTILVMENGSIVEQGAHAELLAAGGAYARLYQAQFAQAVAEVD, from the coding sequence ATGGCCGGGCCCATGGGGCGGATGATGGCCGGGACCGGACCGGACCACCGCTCGCTGGACTTCAAGGGGTCGGGCCGGCGGCTCGCCGCCCGGTTCCGGCCGGAGCGGTTCACCCTCGGCGTGCTCCTGCTCTGCGTGGTGATCAGCGTCGGCCTGTCGGTGGCCGGCCCGAAGATCCTCGGTGAGGCGACCGACCTGGTCTTCGCGGGGATCGTCGGCCGCGGGATGGAGCCGGGCGCCACCAAGGAGGAAGTCCTCCAGGCGATGCGGGAACGCGGCGACGGGGACATCGCCGACATGCTCCGCTCCACCGACTTCACCCCCGGCGAGGGCATCGACTTCGCCGCCGTCGGGAACGTACTGCTGTTCGCGCTCGCCGTGTTCGCGGTCGCCGGGCTGCTGATGGCGGTGGCGACCCGGCTGGTGAACCGGGTGGTGAACCGGACTATGTACCGGATGCGCGAGGACGTGCAGACGAAGCTGTCCCGGCTGCCGCTGTCGTACTTCGACCGGCGGCAGCGCGGCGAGGTGCTGTCCCGCGCCACCAACGACATCGACAACATCGGGCAGACCCTCCAGCAGTCGATGGGCCAGCTCATCAACTCGCTGCTGACCATCATCGGCGTGCTCGCGATGATGTTCTGGGTGTCGTGGATCCTCGCGCTGGTCGCCCTGGTGACGGTGCCGCTGTCGCTGTACGTGGCGACCTACGTCGGCAAGCGGTCGCAGCCGCACTTCGTGCAGCAGTGGCGCTCCACCGGCACGCTCAACGCGCACATCGAGGAGATGTACACCGGGCACACGCTGGTGAAGGTGTTCGGGCGGCAGGACGAGTCGGCGCAGCAGTTCGCCGAGCAGAACCGGGCGCTGTACGAGGCCGGGTTCAAGGCCCAGTTCAACAGCGGCGTGATGCAGCCGCTGATGATGTTCGTGTCCAACCTGAACTACGTGCTGGTCGCGGTCGTCGGCGGGCTGCGGGTCGCTTCGGGGTCGCTGTCGATCGGCGATGTCCAGGCGTTCATCCAGTACTCGCGGCAGTTCTCGATGCCGCTGACGCAGATCGCGTCCATGGCGAACCTGGTGCAGTCCGGTGTGGCGTCGGCCGAGCGGATCTTCGAACTCCTCGACGCGGAGGAGCAGTCGGCGGACCCGGTGCCCGCGGTGCGGCCGCAGGAGCTGCGCGGGCGGGTCGCGCTGGAGGGCGTGTCCTTCCGCTACGACCCGGAGAAGCCGCTGATCGAGGACCTCACGCTGGCCGTGGAACCGGGGCAGACGGTGGCGATCGTCGGCCCGACCGGCGCGGGCAAGACCACCCTGGTGAACCTGCTCATGCGGTTCTACGAGGTGTCCGGCGGGCGGATCACACTCGACGGGGTCGACATCGCGACGATGTCCCGGGACGAACTGCGCGCCGGGATCGGCATGGTGCTCCAGGACACCTGGCTGTTCGGCGGCACCATCGCGGAGAACATCGCCTACGGGGCGGCCCGGAAGGTCACCCGCGGCGAGATCGAGGAGGCGGCGCGGGCGGCCCACGCCGACCGGTTCATCCGCACCCTGCCGGACGGCTACGACACCGTGATCGACGACGAGGGCTCGGGCGTCAGCGCCGGCGAGAAGCAGCTCATCACCATCGCGCGGGCGTTCCTGTCGGACCCGGTGATCCTGGTGCTCGACGAGGCGACCAGCTCCGTCGACACCCGTACCGAGGTGCTGATCCAGAAGGCGATGGCCAAACTGGCGCACGGGCGGACGTCGTTCGTCATCGCGCACCGGCTGTCGACCATCCGGGACGCCGACACGATCCTGGTGATGGAGAACGGGTCGATCGTCGAACAGGGCGCGCACGCCGAACTGCTGGCGGCGGGCGGGGCGTACGCGCGGCTGTACCAGGCGCAGTTCGCACAGGCCGTGGCCGAGGTGGACTGA